One genomic window of Pseudoxanthomonas sp. includes the following:
- a CDS encoding type II secretion system F family protein — protein sequence MPLYRYKALNARGDVLEAQMEAASEAEVVARLQEQGHLPMEARLASEGGGLGSFKSLLQPNAFGGQRLVLFTQQLATLLGAGQPLDRALTILLELPDEDKARNIVADIREAVRGGAPLSTALERQHGTFSRLYINMVRAGEAGGSLHDTLQRLADYLERSRALQGRIVNALIYPAILLVVVGLAMLFLLGYVVPQFSQMYESLDVALPWFTRIVLAIGQFVAGWWLLLLAIPAVLALWADRKRRDIAFRDRFDAWVLQRKLVGSLIARMETARLARTLGTLLRNGVPLLGALGIARNVLGNRALAADVDSAAEAVKNGRALSTSLGAGKRFPRLALQMMQVGEESGALDAMLLKTADTFEAQTAQALDRMLAALVPAVTLVLAAVVGAVIIAVLVPLYDLAGAIN from the coding sequence ATGCCCCTCTACCGCTACAAAGCCCTCAACGCGCGTGGCGATGTGCTGGAGGCGCAGATGGAAGCGGCCAGCGAGGCCGAGGTGGTCGCGCGCCTGCAGGAGCAGGGTCATCTGCCGATGGAAGCCAGGCTGGCGTCCGAAGGCGGTGGGCTGGGGTCGTTCAAGTCGCTGCTGCAGCCCAATGCGTTCGGTGGGCAGCGGCTGGTGTTGTTCACGCAGCAGCTGGCGACGCTGCTCGGTGCAGGACAGCCGCTGGATCGCGCGTTGACGATCCTGCTGGAGCTGCCGGACGAGGACAAGGCGCGCAACATCGTGGCCGATATCCGCGAAGCCGTGCGCGGTGGCGCACCGCTGTCCACCGCATTGGAGCGCCAGCACGGTACCTTCTCGCGGCTGTACATCAACATGGTGCGCGCGGGCGAAGCCGGCGGCAGCCTGCACGACACCTTGCAGCGGCTGGCCGATTACCTGGAACGCAGCCGCGCGCTGCAAGGCCGCATCGTCAATGCGCTGATCTATCCGGCGATCCTGCTGGTGGTGGTCGGCCTGGCGATGCTGTTCCTGCTGGGTTATGTCGTGCCGCAGTTTTCGCAGATGTATGAAAGCCTGGACGTGGCGCTGCCGTGGTTCACCCGGATCGTGTTGGCCATTGGCCAGTTCGTCGCCGGCTGGTGGTTGCTGCTGCTCGCGATTCCCGCGGTGCTGGCGCTGTGGGCCGACCGCAAGCGGCGCGACATCGCATTCCGCGACCGTTTCGATGCGTGGGTCCTGCAGCGCAAGCTGGTCGGTTCGCTGATCGCGCGCATGGAAACCGCGCGGCTCGCACGCACGCTGGGCACGCTGCTGCGCAACGGCGTGCCGCTGCTGGGTGCGCTGGGCATCGCCCGAAACGTGCTGGGCAATCGTGCGCTGGCGGCCGATGTCGATAGCGCCGCCGAGGCCGTCAAGAACGGCCGCGCGCTGTCCACCTCGCTCGGCGCCGGCAAGCGCTTCCCGCGGCTGGCGCTGCAGATGATGCAGGTGGGCGAGGAGTCCGGCGCGCTGGACGCGATGCTGCTCAAGACCGCCGATACGTTCGAAGCACAGACCGCGCAGGCGCTGGACCGCATGCTGGCGGCGCTGGTCCCGGCGGTGACGCTGGTGCTGGCGGCCGTCGTGGGCGCGGTCATCATCGCGGTGCTGGTGCCGCTGTACGATCTGGCTGGCGCCATCAACTAG
- the gspG gene encoding type II secretion system major pseudopilin GspG codes for MHNRRSLSRLPTRAHQAGFTLMEIIVVVILIGGIVAFAATRILGNADRAKVNLARAQVQTVAEKIQQFEMDTGRLPGSLGELVTAPGDATGWLGPYAKETELKDPWNHQYQYAVPGQDGPFDLISLGKDGQPGGDSVNADIPYQN; via the coding sequence ATGCACAACCGACGCTCCCTGTCCCGCCTGCCCACCCGTGCCCACCAGGCCGGTTTCACCTTGATGGAAATCATCGTGGTGGTGATCCTGATCGGCGGCATCGTCGCCTTCGCCGCGACCCGCATCCTGGGCAACGCCGACCGTGCCAAGGTCAACCTGGCGCGCGCGCAGGTGCAGACGGTGGCCGAGAAGATCCAGCAGTTCGAGATGGACACCGGCCGCCTGCCGGGCTCGCTGGGTGAACTGGTCACCGCGCCGGGCGATGCCACTGGCTGGCTGGGCCCGTACGCGAAAGAGACCGAACTGAAGGACCCCTGGAACCATCAGTACCAGTACGCCGTGCCAGGCCAGGACGGCCCGTTCGACCTGATCAGCCTGGGCAAGGATGGCCAGCCCGGCGGCGACAGCGTCAACGCCGATATTCCGTACCAGAACTGA
- a CDS encoding GspH/FimT family pseudopilin: MRHRAPGARGPVRGFTLIEVLMVIALIALIGSMTAVAMSGGLQGIRLRAASKDIASQLRYTRAQAIASGQPQRFVINPSGHVYASPGKRNGRIPEQIGIRFYGARQASAQAGEGAIIFYPDGASTGGSVELSAKQAVRKVSVAWLTGEVRLETPGAPP, from the coding sequence ATGCGCCACCGCGCGCCCGGTGCCCGCGGTCCCGTCCGGGGCTTCACGCTGATCGAAGTGCTGATGGTGATCGCGTTGATCGCGCTCATCGGCAGCATGACGGCCGTGGCGATGAGTGGCGGGCTGCAGGGCATCCGCCTGCGCGCGGCGTCCAAGGACATCGCCTCGCAGCTGCGCTATACCCGCGCCCAGGCCATCGCCAGCGGCCAGCCGCAGCGCTTCGTGATCAATCCGTCCGGGCATGTGTATGCGTCGCCGGGCAAGCGCAACGGCCGCATTCCCGAACAGATCGGCATCCGCTTCTACGGGGCGCGCCAGGCCAGTGCGCAGGCGGGCGAGGGCGCGATCATCTTCTATCCCGATGGCGCGTCCACCGGCGGCAGCGTGGAGCTGTCGGCCAAGCAAGCCGTGCGCAAGGTCAGCGTGGCCTGGCTCACCGGCGAAGTTCGGCTGGAAACCCCGGGGGCGCCGCCGTGA
- a CDS encoding prepilin-type N-terminal cleavage/methylation domain-containing protein encodes MIAARRQRGFTLIEVVVAFGLLALALTLLLGALSGAARQIHQAGMSGRAALHAQTILAQVGAGAGLEPGHDEGDLEQGRYHWRLDIAPWTDPRLPTDGLVNTGAARLLEVQLTVAWGARPGEQMQWRSLRLAQAEGTVGASP; translated from the coding sequence GTGATCGCTGCGCGTCGCCAACGCGGCTTCACGCTGATCGAAGTGGTGGTCGCCTTCGGCCTGCTGGCGTTGGCGCTGACCTTGCTGCTGGGCGCGTTGTCGGGCGCGGCGCGACAGATCCACCAGGCCGGCATGTCCGGCCGGGCGGCCTTGCATGCACAGACGATCCTGGCCCAGGTCGGCGCCGGCGCTGGGCTGGAACCAGGACATGACGAAGGCGATCTGGAGCAGGGTCGCTATCACTGGCGCCTGGACATCGCGCCATGGACCGACCCGCGCCTGCCCACTGATGGCCTGGTCAACACCGGCGCGGCGCGGTTGCTGGAAGTGCAGCTGACCGTGGCCTGGGGCGCGCGCCCCGGCGAGCAGATGCAATGGCGCAGCCTGCGCCTGGCCCAGGCCGAAGGCACGGTTGGGGCCTCGCCATGA
- a CDS encoding prepilin-type N-terminal cleavage/methylation domain-containing protein: MSRRAQQGFTLMEILLATLLLAAGLAVGFATLRAATAMVHRGEVTAARNERIRAVQGFLRSHLASAQVIAYALDDQNGVASRFSGTPTQMRFVADIPDYLGRGGPYLHEVEAVDDGTRLQVGLVMVQAGQTIAEPGTPRPPELLADQLKSVRFRYRGLAEDGNGLGDWQDGWSQVETLPVQVSIDIEAADGTRWPDMVVTLAQGSGASHEVTP, from the coding sequence ATGAGCCGCCGCGCGCAACAGGGCTTCACCTTGATGGAAATCCTGCTGGCCACGCTGCTGCTGGCAGCCGGGCTGGCGGTGGGGTTCGCCACGCTGCGCGCGGCCACCGCGATGGTCCACCGTGGCGAAGTCACCGCGGCCCGCAACGAGCGCATCCGCGCGGTGCAGGGATTCCTGCGCAGTCACCTGGCCTCGGCGCAGGTGATTGCCTATGCGCTGGATGACCAGAACGGTGTCGCCAGCCGGTTTTCCGGCACGCCCACGCAGATGCGGTTCGTGGCCGATATCCCCGACTACCTGGGCCGCGGTGGTCCGTACCTGCACGAGGTCGAGGCGGTCGATGACGGCACCCGCCTGCAGGTCGGGCTGGTGATGGTGCAGGCCGGTCAGACCATCGCCGAGCCGGGCACGCCGCGCCCACCGGAACTGCTGGCCGACCAGCTGAAATCGGTGCGCTTCCGCTACCGCGGCCTGGCTGAAGATGGCAACGGCCTGGGCGACTGGCAGGACGGCTGGAGCCAGGTCGAAACCCTGCCGGTGCAGGTCTCGATCGACATCGAAGCCGCCGACGGCACGCGCTGGCCGGACATGGTCGTCACCCTGGCCCAGGGCAGCGGTGCCAGTCACGAGGTCACCCCATGA
- a CDS encoding type II secretion system protein GspK: MSCSRQRGVALLLVVWLIALLTALIGAFAITARVESLQGRVLAQGSVAQEIARAGLEYALQRVADTDARTRWVPDGRPYAWNYAGSQLQVQLVDETGKVDLNQADAQTLASLLRAVGVDEAQAQQPAGAVVDWRDSDSLIQVTGGAEDPQYAEAGLPYGAKDAPFETVGEVEQVLGWTPAIYARVRPYLTIYAGRSRPDPTYAQGPVLTALGMDPNLVLAQRQGAAGQPVGLVGQGTGTYSVESRARLPDGRQAVLRAVVRVGGGPTPGAMYTTLRWEEGWEPR, translated from the coding sequence ATGAGCTGCTCGCGCCAGCGCGGTGTCGCGCTGCTGCTGGTGGTGTGGTTGATCGCGCTGCTGACCGCATTGATCGGCGCTTTCGCCATCACCGCGCGGGTCGAATCGCTGCAGGGCCGCGTGCTGGCGCAGGGCAGCGTGGCCCAGGAAATCGCCCGGGCTGGCCTGGAATATGCGCTGCAGCGCGTGGCCGACACCGACGCGCGTACCCGCTGGGTGCCCGATGGCCGTCCTTATGCCTGGAACTACGCCGGCAGCCAGCTGCAGGTGCAGCTGGTGGATGAAACCGGCAAGGTCGACCTGAACCAGGCCGACGCCCAGACCCTGGCCAGCCTGCTGCGCGCGGTCGGCGTGGACGAGGCGCAGGCCCAGCAGCCGGCTGGCGCGGTGGTGGACTGGCGTGACAGCGATTCGCTCATCCAGGTCACCGGCGGTGCCGAAGACCCGCAATACGCCGAGGCCGGGCTGCCCTATGGCGCCAAGGACGCGCCGTTCGAAACCGTGGGCGAGGTCGAACAGGTCCTGGGCTGGACCCCGGCGATCTACGCCAGGGTGCGCCCGTACCTGACGATTTATGCAGGCCGCAGCCGGCCTGATCCCACTTATGCGCAGGGACCGGTGCTGACGGCATTGGGCATGGATCCCAATCTGGTGCTTGCCCAGCGCCAGGGCGCCGCCGGACAGCCGGTCGGGCTCGTGGGTCAGGGAACCGGCACGTATAGTGTCGAGAGCCGCGCACGGCTCCCCGATGGCCGCCAAGCGGTGCTGCGGGCGGTGGTGCGCGTGGGGGGCGGTCCGACGCCGGGCGCCATGTACACGACGTTGCGTTGGGAGGAAGGTTGGGAACCCCGATGA
- a CDS encoding PilN domain-containing protein, giving the protein MKTPRAGTSVLPGLGRSMGAASRFFTWWRDALASWLPARWRTLFGLAAERLLLVPQDGEARLLKTGHAGMEPLTALPLPLAAAELDAVLSPRLASLPRWSLLPAVQVLRRPLLLPAAAAERLREVVGFEIDRQTPFSADAVYFDACIIGRRADGQIEAELVVVRRQGVDRALEALGPVAQGLAGLDVADAGGQPLGVNLLPPSLRVRQVSPARTWNLIAVVVALLALVFAGWQVLSNRRAAADAFAVQVERSAAQARGVAAQRQQLVNLVEGAKFLQAQRAARPTTVEILDELTRLLPDNTYLEKVSIEGDRLLLIGLSPEAPGLVKLLEGSKLWTSPALTGALQMDRRTRLDRFSMTAQLAGPKPPSNTAPAAGRSAHGR; this is encoded by the coding sequence ATGAAGACACCCCGCGCAGGGACGTCGGTGCTGCCGGGCCTGGGGCGCTCGATGGGCGCCGCCAGTCGCTTTTTCACCTGGTGGCGCGATGCGCTGGCCAGCTGGCTTCCGGCCCGCTGGCGGACGCTGTTTGGCCTGGCGGCCGAACGCCTGTTGCTGGTGCCGCAGGATGGCGAAGCACGGCTGCTCAAGACCGGTCATGCCGGCATGGAGCCACTGACGGCGCTGCCTTTGCCACTGGCCGCGGCCGAACTCGATGCGGTGCTGTCGCCGCGCCTGGCCAGCCTGCCGCGCTGGAGCCTGCTGCCCGCCGTGCAGGTGCTGCGCCGTCCCCTGTTGTTGCCGGCTGCCGCGGCCGAGCGCCTGCGCGAGGTGGTCGGCTTCGAGATCGACCGGCAGACCCCGTTTTCCGCAGACGCGGTGTATTTCGATGCGTGCATCATCGGCCGTCGCGCCGATGGCCAGATCGAGGCCGAACTGGTCGTGGTCCGTCGCCAGGGCGTGGACCGCGCGCTGGAGGCGCTGGGTCCGGTCGCGCAAGGCCTGGCCGGCCTGGATGTCGCCGATGCCGGTGGCCAGCCGCTTGGCGTCAACCTGCTGCCGCCGTCGCTGCGCGTGCGCCAGGTCAGCCCGGCCCGCACCTGGAACCTGATCGCGGTCGTGGTCGCGCTGCTGGCTCTGGTCTTCGCTGGCTGGCAGGTGCTGTCCAACCGCCGTGCCGCCGCCGATGCCTTCGCTGTGCAGGTCGAACGCAGCGCCGCCCAGGCCCGTGGCGTGGCCGCGCAGCGCCAGCAGCTGGTCAATCTGGTGGAAGGTGCGAAATTCCTGCAGGCCCAACGCGCCGCGCGCCCGACCACGGTCGAGATCCTGGATGAACTCACCCGCCTGCTGCCCGACAACACCTACCTGGAAAAGGTCTCGATCGAAGGCGACCGCCTCCTGCTGATCGGCCTGAGCCCGGAAGCGCCGGGCCTGGTCAAGCTGCTGGAAGGCTCGAAGCTGTGGACTTCGCCCGCATTGACCGGCGCGCTGCAGATGGATCGCCGCACCCGCCTGGACCGCTTCAGCATGACCGCCCAGCTGGCCGGTCCCAAGCCGCCGTCGAACACTGCACCGGCTGCCGGCAGGAGCGCCCATGGCCGCTAG
- a CDS encoding general secretion pathway protein GspN, whose amino-acid sequence MRSEAIGPRTWLLLAVAGWAVLAWLLALAGMGSRIVSLPDDPSLVQALPALPAPAPERLGPLEQYSEIGGRPVFASDRQPHPFFLEGQGGEQVDKGFDYVLTSVLITPRVRLAIVQSPGDGGPASAVRVKVGEALASSPAWRLAELEPRRAVFEGPEGQRTLELRVFDGQGGEAPTQLASAQPNTARPRPPAGPSPPPRPANTPPSERPSPSDTQGRGAPPSADAADPAPPAPAPQTTEQQMQAIRERIEARRRQMREQQNSGTPGTTK is encoded by the coding sequence GTGCGCAGTGAAGCCATCGGTCCGCGCACCTGGCTGCTGCTGGCCGTTGCCGGCTGGGCCGTGCTGGCCTGGCTGCTGGCGCTGGCCGGCATGGGCAGCCGCATCGTGTCGTTGCCGGATGACCCCAGCCTGGTGCAGGCGTTGCCGGCGTTGCCGGCGCCGGCGCCGGAACGACTGGGGCCGCTTGAGCAGTATTCGGAGATCGGCGGCCGCCCGGTGTTCGCCTCCGACCGGCAGCCGCACCCGTTCTTCCTGGAAGGCCAGGGCGGCGAGCAGGTCGACAAGGGATTCGACTACGTGCTGACCAGCGTGCTGATCACCCCACGCGTGCGCCTGGCCATCGTGCAGTCGCCCGGTGATGGTGGTCCTGCGTCGGCCGTGCGGGTGAAAGTGGGCGAAGCCCTGGCCTCGTCCCCCGCCTGGCGCCTGGCCGAACTGGAGCCGCGTCGGGCCGTGTTCGAAGGTCCCGAAGGCCAGCGCACGCTGGAACTGCGCGTGTTCGATGGCCAGGGCGGCGAAGCGCCGACCCAACTGGCATCGGCGCAGCCGAACACCGCGCGGCCCCGCCCCCCCGCCGGACCTTCACCGCCACCGCGTCCAGCCAACACGCCGCCATCCGAGCGACCGTCACCCTCCGACACCCAGGGCCGCGGTGCACCGCCGTCGGCCGATGCCGCCGATCCAGCACCGCCCGCGCCTGCCCCGCAGACCACCGAGCAGCAGATGCAGGCCATCCGCGAGCGCATCGAAGCGCGCCGCCGGCAGATGCGCGAACAACAGAATTCCGGTACGCCGGGAACGACCAAGTAG